GTATAAATCTGAGCGTGGCATTCATTTTATGGGGCGTATGGACGATGTAATTAATGTCTCAGGATTAAAAGTCTTTCCTATAGAGGTAGAAGAAACGATGCTTCGATTGGAAGGTGTGCAAGAGGCAATTGTATATCGGGGGAAACATCCTGTGATGGGCGAAATAGTTAAAGCGAAAGTGATCTCTCATGTTGATCCAGTGAAAATAAGAGAATGGTGTATTCAGCACTTACCTTCTTATAAAGTTCCGCATGAAATTGAAAGTGTAAATGAAATTCCTAAAAATAAAACTGGAAAAGTAAGTAGAAAGTTACTAGAGATGGGAGAGGTTACAACATGAGACGGGAAGCGTTAAAGACTGCCGTGTTAAAAATTATGATAGAAAAAATGGAACTGAAAAATGTAACGCATTTAGAAGAAACGATGCGCTTAAATCAAGATTTATATATAGATTCGGTCATGATGTTACAGCTTATTGTATACATAGAAATGGATGTAAAGCTATGCGTTCCAGAGGATGAGGTAGACCCAAAGGCATTTCTTACTGTAGGATCTTTGCTTGATTTTATGGAAGAGTTAGAGCCGTTACAGGAAGTAAATGTGAATAACTAACCTTTAGGAAAGTGGATGAGAGTATGACTTCAATTAAAGTGCACTGTTTAGTGAGTTGTTTTTGTGAAATTATAAAAAGGCGTAGCGACATTGATTTTCGTCCATTTTATTTTGGACTATGGGATGGAGATTTTGATATAACACAAGGAGGAATTATTTCATATCACTCTGAAAACATTAACCATGATCATTATTTACTTTGGTTTGAAAAATTGTACGGTATTAAAGTAAACGAATG
This DNA window, taken from Bacillus cereus ATCC 14579, encodes the following:
- the asbD gene encoding petrobactin biosynthesis protein AsbD is translated as MRREALKTAVLKIMIEKMELKNVTHLEETMRLNQDLYIDSVMMLQLIVYIEMDVKLCVPEDEVDPKAFLTVGSLLDFMEELEPLQEVNVNN